A part of Campylobacter concisus genomic DNA contains:
- a CDS encoding spermidine/putrescine ABC transporter substrate-binding protein, whose product MEEIVKTTCPYCGTGCGIDLIVRNGRIVDAKPSKDHHVNDGELCLKGMFGWEFVNSPKRLSRPMMRKLNGVYDKHGELEEVSFEEVYDFLADKFKSTVEKYGPSSIMGFSSARSNNEDNYIFQKFFRAQGSNNVDHCARL is encoded by the coding sequence ATGGAAGAGATCGTAAAGACCACCTGTCCATATTGCGGTACGGGCTGCGGCATCGATCTTATCGTGCGAAACGGTAGAATCGTAGATGCCAAACCTAGCAAAGACCACCACGTAAACGACGGCGAGCTTTGCTTAAAAGGAATGTTCGGATGGGAGTTTGTAAACTCTCCTAAACGCTTAAGCCGACCGATGATGAGAAAGCTAAACGGCGTCTACGACAAGCACGGCGAGCTTGAAGAAGTGAGTTTTGAGGAGGTTTATGATTTCCTCGCGGATAAATTTAAATCCACCGTCGAAAAATACGGCCCAAGCTCGATCATGGGCTTTAGCTCTGCGCGCTCAAATAACGAAGATAACTACATTTTCCAGAAATTTTTCCGCGCCCAGGGCAGCAACAACGTCGATCACTGCGCCCGTCTTTGA
- a CDS encoding formate dehydrogenase, with protein MTNDLVEFATDTDVFLLIGTNTSECHPIIAMQMQRGLQRGAKMIVVDPKRTDMAKKADIFLQIPIGANIKTLNTMMHVIIAENLQDSEFIEKYSEGFEYLKEAVKDFTPERFERETGIKKELVIEAARMYAKAGAAAICYTMGITQFSDGTSNVFSLSNLAVLTGNLGKKGAGVNPLRGQNNVQGACDMGALPNVIPAGAVNSPYAQEQARKVWHFELNPVPGFKLTQAPDKMDSGELKVLYVYGENPVMSDPWTEHFAHAVHHLDCFIVQDLFFTESAHKADVVLPAAGWGEKDGTFINTSRRVQRTRKASEPVSGVEPDWKVVCNIANRMGIEGFDFASPEQIWNELRELMPKFFGGISYYRLGKLGGISWPCPDEEHPGTPVLYSDHKSMLPGGKFRFAPVLYVDDKEGRAKAEAEFRAKMNIPEGYPVGSGALSEVPDEVYPCLFTTGRKVYHYHTGTMTRECPALEYGAGIEGALIEVSPDIARERELEEGCYALVQNKRGQIAAKLRVNPDLKEGTIFTTFHYSEADGNELANAGDPDPLSGITPLKMTIANIRRLSEDEFIKFREQNEMSMHSANPYLSPVRA; from the coding sequence ATGACGAACGATTTGGTCGAATTTGCGACCGACACGGACGTATTTTTACTCATCGGTACCAACACGAGCGAGTGTCACCCGATCATCGCTATGCAGATGCAGCGCGGCCTTCAGCGAGGCGCGAAGATGATCGTCGTAGATCCAAAGCGCACCGATATGGCCAAAAAAGCCGATATTTTCTTGCAAATCCCGATCGGAGCGAATATCAAAACGCTAAATACGATGATGCATGTCATAATCGCCGAAAATTTGCAAGATAGCGAATTTATCGAGAAGTACTCCGAGGGATTTGAATATCTAAAAGAAGCGGTTAAGGACTTCACGCCTGAGCGTTTCGAGCGCGAAACCGGTATAAAAAAAGAGCTTGTCATAGAGGCAGCTAGGATGTATGCTAAAGCAGGCGCGGCGGCAATTTGCTACACGATGGGTATCACGCAGTTTAGCGACGGAACGTCAAACGTATTTTCGCTATCAAATTTAGCCGTTTTAACCGGAAATTTAGGCAAAAAGGGTGCTGGCGTAAATCCTCTACGCGGTCAAAACAACGTCCAAGGCGCATGCGACATGGGCGCGCTGCCTAACGTCATCCCGGCCGGCGCGGTAAATAGCCCTTATGCACAGGAGCAAGCGCGCAAAGTATGGCACTTTGAGCTAAATCCGGTTCCGGGCTTTAAGCTAACGCAAGCGCCGGATAAAATGGATAGCGGCGAGCTAAAAGTCCTCTACGTCTACGGCGAAAACCCCGTAATGAGCGATCCTTGGACTGAGCACTTCGCCCACGCCGTGCATCATCTAGACTGCTTTATCGTGCAGGATCTTTTCTTTACAGAGAGCGCGCATAAGGCCGATGTGGTGCTACCTGCCGCGGGCTGGGGCGAAAAGGACGGAACCTTTATCAACACCTCTCGCCGCGTTCAACGCACTCGCAAGGCTAGCGAACCCGTTAGCGGCGTGGAGCCTGATTGGAAGGTCGTTTGCAACATCGCAAACCGCATGGGGATAGAGGGGTTTGATTTTGCGAGCCCTGAGCAAATTTGGAACGAGCTAAGGGAGCTTATGCCTAAATTTTTCGGCGGTATCAGCTACTATAGACTAGGCAAACTAGGAGGTATCAGCTGGCCATGCCCGGACGAGGAGCATCCGGGTACGCCGGTGCTTTACTCCGATCACAAGTCCATGCTGCCTGGCGGCAAATTCCGCTTCGCGCCGGTACTTTACGTAGATGATAAAGAGGGACGCGCAAAGGCTGAGGCCGAATTTAGAGCCAAGATGAATATCCCGGAGGGTTACCCCGTCGGTAGCGGCGCGCTTAGCGAGGTGCCTGATGAGGTATATCCGTGCCTATTTACGACCGGACGCAAGGTCTATCACTACCACACCGGCACGATGACTAGAGAGTGTCCGGCTCTTGAATACGGTGCGGGCATCGAGGGCGCGCTCATAGAGGTGAGCCCGGATATCGCTCGCGAGAGAGAGCTAGAGGAAGGCTGCTACGCGCTCGTGCAAAACAAACGCGGCCAGATCGCGGCCAAACTGCGCGTAAATCCGGATCTAAAAGAAGGCACGATATTTACGACCTTCCACTATAGCGAGGCCGACGGTAACGAGCTAGCAAACGCCGGCGACCCAGATCCGCTCTCAGGCATCACACCGCTAAAGATGACGATAGCAAATATCAGACGTCTAAGCGAAGATGAGTTTATCAAATTTAGAGAGCAAAACGAGATGTCGATGCACTCGGCAAATCCGTATTTGTCTCCTGTTAGAGC